In Chloroflexota bacterium, the genomic window ATCGACTTCGACGACAGCGGTATCAAGGATGTGCGCGTCGTCGGCGTCACCTTCCTCGACAGCGATGCCCAGACGCCCGGCATTCAGCCGTACGAGCGCAACGACAGCGACCTTGAGGAGATCATCCTCCTGGCCGACGACACCCTGATCGTGTCGTCGGAGCGCGACCGGGACGGCAAGCCGTGGATTCGGAGGTTCGGGCTGGACGGCTCGCTGCTGGGCGAGCTGCCCGTTCCGAGCCGGTTCGTCACGGTCGCCGAGCCCGGCCCAGATGGGCGGCCCCGCGTCACGAAGGGTGTGCGCGGCAATCTCGGCTTCGAGGGTGTGGCGATCACGCCGTCGCAGCAGACCCTCTTCCTGGCCAACGAGGAGGCCCTGGCGCAGGATGGCCCCATCGCCACGACCACGGCCGGCACCAACGTCCGCATCCTGCGGATGGAGCTGTACGGCGCTGAAGGCCGCTCCACTGCCGAGTACGTCTACCCCGTCGAGAAAGTCTATGCGACGCCGGTGCCGGCCGATCAGTTTGGGGACAACGGCGTCTCGGCCATGATGTGGGTGCGCGACCTGCTGCCGGAGTACGACCTGTTGGTCATGGAGCGGAGCTTCGCCACGGGCGTCGGCAACGACGTGAACATCTACGGCGTCACGCTCGAGGACGCCACCGACGTACGCGACGTGGACGCACTCCCCAACCCGTACAACGGG contains:
- a CDS encoding esterase-like activity of phytase family protein, which codes for MLRVTLIGLVLALACLFWPWNVGAQAGPLRLLGQYSFESKRTFQDTTVGGLSGLTFDAKRGVFYAICDDRGENQSPRFYTLQIDFDDSGIKDVRVVGVTFLDSDAQTPGIQPYERNDSDLEEIILLADDTLIVSSERDRDGKPWIRRFGLDGSLLGELPVPSRFVTVAEPGPDGRPRVTKGVRGNLGFEGVAITPSQQTLFLANEEALAQDGPIATTTAGTNVRILRMELYGAEGRSTAEYVYPVEKVYATPVPADQFGDNGVSAMMWVRDLLPEYDLLVMERSFATGVGNDVNIYGVTLEDATDVRDVDALPNPYNGRYAKKTLLVNMTAIGVAADNLEGLALGPRLPNGKPSLIVMSDDNFSAFDPPQINQFLLFEIDTNR